The genomic interval ACGCACCTGGTGCCTGCCGCCGACCCGGTTACCCACAGCTACCTGGTCAAGATCGACCTGCCCGAGGGACACGGGCTGCGCAGCGGCAACTTCGTTCGCGTTGCTTTCGCTCTCGGTTCGCGCGAAGGCATTCGCGTGCCGGTCGGCGCGCTGCTGGAGCGTGCCGGGATCAGCGGGGTGTTCGTGGTGGACACGCAGGGCATCGTCCACTACCGCATGGTGCGCGCCGGGGCCGCAAGCGGGGGCAATGTGGAAATCCAGGCTGGACTCAATCCGGGCGAGCGCGTGGTGACTTCGGCCACGACCAACATGCAATCCGGGGACAAGGTGGTGAGCCAGGGGAACGGTAATGGCTGAAACGCACGAAGAGACGCCACTTAACAGCGCAGGCAAGATCGCCCGCCTGTTCCTGGAATCGAAAATCACCGCCATGTTGATGCTGGCGGTGACGCTGGCGGGCATCATGGCGCTGTTCGTCACCGCGCGTGAATACAACCCGCAGATCGTGGTGCCCGCCGCCAACATTATTGTTGCCAAGCCGGGTGCCAGCGCAGAGGAGATACACAACCTGGTGGTGAAGCCGCTGGAGGCGGTCATGAATGCCCAGTCGGGCGTCAAGCATACCTTTGGCTACGCGGTTGCCGACTACGGGGTGGTGACGGTGCAATTCGATGTGGGTGAAGACCAGGAAAAAAGTCTGGTCAAGCTCTACAACCAGTTGATGCAGAACATGGACCGCATGCCCGCCGGGGCGATGCAGCCGATGGTCAAGCCCATCAACGTGGACGACGTGCCGATCATGACGCTGACCCTGAGTTCGTCGCACATGGACGATTACCAGTTGCGGCAGGTCGCGGCGCGGGTGCTGGAGCAGTTGCGCAACGTGCCGGGCGTTTCCTTCACGCAGCTGGTGGGCGGCGCGCAGCGCGCCGTCAACGTGTGGATTTCGCCTGACAGGCTGGCCGCTGCCGGTCTGTCCCTGGACCAAGTGGACCGCATGATCGGCGGCGCCAACGTGTCTGTCCCTGCAGGCCAGCTGGTCGATCAGAACCGTAATCATCCGCTGCGCATGTCCGGCTTCATCGGCGATGCACGCGAGATCGGGCAGATCATCGTGGGCGCGCCGCAAGGCCGCCCGGTGTTCCTGAAAGACGTCGCCACCATCGAGGACGGTCCGGCGGAAAGCGACGAGCTGTCGCGCTTTGCCTATGGTCCGGCGGCACGCGCAGGGGCGTCCGTTCACCGCGGCGAGGCGCCGGCGGTCACCATCGCCATTGCGAAAAAGGCCGGCACCAACGCCGTGGTGGTGACTTCTTCCGTGCTTGCCAAGCTGGATGCCCTGAAGCGCCAGGCCATTCCGCAGGGGGTCGACGTGGCCGTCACGCGCGACGACGGCGCCAAGGCCAACGACGCGGTGAACACCCTGGTGGAGCACCTCGGCATCGCCATCGGCTCGGTGGTGGTGATCCTGGTGTTTTTCCTCGGCTGGCGCGAAGCGGCCATCGTCACCCTGACGGTGCCGCTGATCCTGTTCGTGGTGCTGACCGTGGGGCTGATCGCCGGCCAGACCATCAACCGCATCACGCTGTTCGCGCTGATCCTGTCGCTCGGCCTGCTGGTGGACGCGGCTATCGTGGTGGTGGAAAACATCCATCGCCACATGCATCACGGCGGCGCGAAGAATTTCAAGGAAGCCCTGGTGGAAGCCACCAACGAGATCGGCAACCCGACCAACATCGCTACCGTCGCGGTGATCCTGGCGTTCATCCCGATGGCGTTCGTCACCGGCATGATGGGGCCGTTCATGCGGCCGATCCCGTTCAACGTGCCGGTGGCGATGATCGCCTCGCTGGTCATCGCCTACATGGTGGTGCCCTGGGCGGCCAACCGCTGGCTGGCCGGCAAGGCGGCCAAATCCCTGGCGGAGCGGCCGACGCTGGAGGAAAAGGCGGCAGACCCGAAAGATCCTTTGCACCGCGCCTATGTGGCGGTGATCACCCCGCTGATCCGGCATGCCCACCGCCGTAACATGTTGTTCCTGCTGGTGGTCGTGCTGCTCGTGGCGGCCATGATCCAGCCGGCCTGGCAATTCGTGCGGCCGTCCGGTATGAACGGCCCACTCTCGGCCATGGGCGTGGAGCTGAAGATGTTGCCCAACGACAATACCAATACCTTCCTGGTGCAGGTGGACACGCCCGCCGGCACCACCCTG from Sulfurimicrobium lacus carries:
- a CDS encoding efflux RND transporter permease subunit; protein product: MAETHEETPLNSAGKIARLFLESKITAMLMLAVTLAGIMALFVTAREYNPQIVVPAANIIVAKPGASAEEIHNLVVKPLEAVMNAQSGVKHTFGYAVADYGVVTVQFDVGEDQEKSLVKLYNQLMQNMDRMPAGAMQPMVKPINVDDVPIMTLTLSSSHMDDYQLRQVAARVLEQLRNVPGVSFTQLVGGAQRAVNVWISPDRLAAAGLSLDQVDRMIGGANVSVPAGQLVDQNRNHPLRMSGFIGDAREIGQIIVGAPQGRPVFLKDVATIEDGPAESDELSRFAYGPAARAGASVHRGEAPAVTIAIAKKAGTNAVVVTSSVLAKLDALKRQAIPQGVDVAVTRDDGAKANDAVNTLVEHLGIAIGSVVVILVFFLGWREAAIVTLTVPLILFVVLTVGLIAGQTINRITLFALILSLGLLVDAAIVVVENIHRHMHHGGAKNFKEALVEATNEIGNPTNIATVAVILAFIPMAFVTGMMGPFMRPIPFNVPVAMIASLVIAYMVVPWAANRWLAGKAAKSLAERPTLEEKAADPKDPLHRAYVAVITPLIRHAHRRNMLFLLVVVLLVAAMIQPAWQFVRPSGMNGPLSAMGVELKMLPNDNTNTFLVQVDTPAGTTLAGTDQVARAVGEVLAKTAYVTDYQTFLGMTAPVDFAALVRGDMLKRGDNLAQLRVNLTDKHHRSASSHEIVNRFDASLAQLRAAFPQARIKLYETPPGPPVQSQVLAELYGPDYRKLRAAAADVNKAFTQVYGIVNVDDSVTATVDTFHINVDREKAILSGVAPGQVGKLLHDYVSGFSIGTLHVDDAREPVNITVRLPRSERQTPQQIMSIRVVSMTGQQVPLSAIASVERATQDKPFYDRDQHPTVMIGGELLKSSPVYAVLALDKMLDGKMLTPGIAFKTGNLGFTEAQPDDVMNYHLLWGGEMRLTLDVFRDLGSAFIVALVFIYLMLVGYYKSFMMPLIVMGAIPLTLVGVFPGHWITQQAFTATSMIGVIALAGIVVRNSLLLIDFIVDYRKRGYALDEAVIEAGAVRFRPIMLTALAIILGSAIMITDPVFGGLAVSLIFGTFASTVLTLVVIPLMYYLWERRQSRNAA